One Pseudomonas hygromyciniae genomic window, CGGCTTCAACTTGTCGACCATGCGGCGATACACCGTGCATCAGCAATCAGAGCTGCAAGCTGCACGGGATAGCGGGTATGCGAGGGTGATCCTCCACACCCTCACCGATCATGAGCTGTCGCCACCGGACTCGGCCTTCATTCTCGACCGCGCATTCATCCGCAAGGAGGAATTCACCGAGGCAGAGGAAGATGCCGAGCTGGAGGACGATGATTTCGGCCTGGAAATCAGCAAGGTGACAGGCCGACCTGCTTTTCTGCAGGACCCGATTTATGAACCTAGCTCTCGCTACATGTGGCTGCTACAGCTAAACGCCTCGGAGCTGGAGGCCATTGGGCCTCGGTACGAAGGCATCTTTGAGGATGGCATTGGCCACCTCATTCTTGATATGCAGGCCCGTAAGGCACCGCAAGGCGCTGAGGCGGGTTATTTCTTCATTCAATTCACCTAACACGCAAGGAAAGCCCGATGCCGAAGCCAACCACCATGAGCTTTGAACAGCAAGAGCTGCACGCCAAGGCCCAGTGCCACGACTGGAACACCACCTACAAGCATGGTGCCCTGGTCAGCTACGCCGAAATTTACGGGCAGGGTGAAACACATCGCGCCGAAACAAGGGGCAATGCGTGGGTGATGTGTGGCCAGGCCGTCATTTTCGTGGATGGTTTGTCAGGCGCTGTGTCGCTTGACCATTGCACCGTTGTCGCCGCTCTCGATGCGGAGAAGAAGTCATCAACCGAGGAAACCGAAAATGTCTGATGAACGCTTTGCGCGCCTGCAGCAGGCGCTTATCGAATCGGCCAAGCAACACCTGGTGGAATTGACCGGGGCTTTGGCATTGCCCAGTGGGGCAGACCGCAATGAGGGGATTTCTTCGGCCTGGTGGCAACTGACCGGACTGACCCAGCTGGTTCACTTTGACAGTGGATTGGATGAGGCGACCAAGCAGGAGCTGGTGGCCATCGACCAGCTGGCCATCCAAGCCACAACCAAACCGGCAGACAAGGCATTGATGGCCACCGAAGCAGACGCCGATATTGCGGCCGTATTGGCTGATCCAACCACTTCTCACTGGCTCAAACACAGCCTGCAGCAAGCGCTGCCGCGTGATCCAGTGGATGCGGTCAATGATGCGGAATGGCTTTTTGAGTTGCTGAATAAACGCTGCGTGGAGCAGCTGCAGGACGTAGCGGAGGCGCCGCCGATGAACATGGAATTCCGCAAAGCGGATGGCAGCACCATACAGATCGACATTACCCAGGCTTCGCCTGTCATCGAGCTGGGCGGTTTCAAAGCTTGACTGGACGCCAGAAAGACGAAACCCGCAGCACGGCAATGCTTGCGGGTTTCTAGGTTTTTGCGAAGGAGCAAAAAGCCACGCGCTCATTGTACATCGAGCGCAGGAGATTTCACAGCGACACGGAGGAATCAGCGATGGCCGATCAACGTTACCCGGTAAGCATCGGACAAGGCGAGAATGCCAAGCAGTATTCCGAGGCCTACCAGACCCAGCCAGGCTATGCGGTGCAGTGGAAAGGCATACTGCAGAAAGCACACGGTCAGGCCCTGGTGCGTTGCTTGTGCCCAGGCAAAGGCACTCGACGCTTGGCCGTACGGCACAGATCCGAACAGGATTCGTTTCACCTGTCCCGCTATCCGCACACCGGCGCCGAGCATGCGCTTGATTGTCTGTACTACTCGCCCGATCCCGACAAATCGGGTTTAGGTGCCTACAGCAAGGGCGTGGTCGAAGAAACCAAGGACGGTGACCTCAAGATCAAGCTCACCCTTTCGCTTCGCAAGAAGGATCCGGCAGAAAACCAGCCGATGGAGGGTACTTCCCCTGCCCCATCGAGCAGCAAGCCTTCCAAACCGGCGATGACCTTGTGTGGCTTGCTCCACTTGCTCTGGAGCGAAGCAGGCCTCAACCAGTGGGTACCAGGTATGGCGGGCAAGCGTGGACTCGGCCTGATTCACAGCCGGCTGCAGCACGCTGCCGACCGCATGCTCGCTTCGCGCATGCGCATTGGTGACGCTCTGCTCATTGCTACAAGTTCGGCTGGCCAGCAGGCCGACGCCAATAGTCAGAAGGTGGCCAGCGCGATCAGAAACAAACGCCGCCTAATCGTCGTCGCCCCCTTGGCGGCGCACTCCGAAGAACGCGAACAGGCAATGAGCGGCTATCTCGCCATCGCTGGCTTCCATGGAGTACCGCGGCTGCTCATGGACGAAGAACTATGGCAGAGGACCGCCAGGAGCTACGCCGCCGCGCTGCGTGGATGGCGGGAAGGACGCCGAGTGATTGCCATTGTCCAGACGGATCAACCCACAGTGCCCAGCAAAGCCCAAGCGCTCAATGTGGCCCTGATGGTTGTCAGTGACGAGTGGATACCCGTTGAGTCGGGCTATGAGGCGGTGATCGAGGCGTTGCTCCGCGATCAGGGGCGCAGGTTCATCAAGCCGATGCGCTTTGATGCGGAGCAGGAACAGGTGTTTCCCGATTTCTGGCTGATGGACGTAGGCGCCGGCAGGGAGCTACCGATGGAAGTTTACGGGCGTCAGGATCCGAAGTACCTGGCCCGCAAGGAAGTGAAGTGCGCCTACTACACGCGGCACTACGGGCCGACCGGATGGTGGTCGTGGGACGCCAGTGCGGACCCTCGAGGCTTGAGCATTCCCGCATTCCCCCCGGCTCGGCACCCCTAACATGGCCACCATTGACTGGGCGCTGTACGACTGCAAGTTGGGCCAGATCAAGGACGTTGAACTGGCCCGGTTGATCGGCTCGACCCCGCACCGGGTACGCCGCCGCCGTGAGCAACTGGGGATTCCGCCATGGTCTGTCGGCAAAAAAATCGAACCCTTCAAGGATCTCTTAGGCTTTGCCGCAGACAGCTCGATAGCTGCCCGCTGCGGCGTGGACGCCAAAAGCGTCAAGGCCTACCGCGAGTCGTTGGGCATCTTGCCCTTTTTCCGGCCCGCGCCACGCAAGCAGGTGCTGCCCATCGGGCACGATCTGAGGCCCTATAAGCCGCTGTTTGGCTACGTCAGTGACCAGGAGATCGCCCAGCTCGCCGGCGTTGATTTGGACCTGGTGCAGGACGTACGCGAGGGGCTTGGCTTTGAACCCGTCCTGCCGTTGCCAGGCAGTACAACACCAGATCCAGTACCAGACTTTCACGGCCCGTTGTTGGGTTACGAATCATTGTTCGCGACCCTGACGCCGACAGAGATCAGCCGAAGAACCGGCGTACCGTACCCTGTGATAGTGCAGCGCTGCGCCTTCTTGGGCATTCAGCCCTACAAGCGTGTTTCGGTAGCGTCCCGCTACGATCACTTGCTGGGAAAGGTGCCTGATGCGCTGGTGGCGAAGCTGGCAGGCGTTTCGCGAGCCAGCATCGGCGCCCGGCGCAAGCGGTTGTCGGCCCAGGCTAAAGCCGAGCTTTAGCTAATTCTCGCACGCGAGAATTACCGACACTGCACCGTCCACAACTGATCCCAGCTGGTCATGTAACTGGGGCTAAGCAGGGCACGACGCATGCCCCAGTCAGGCGTCAGTGGGACCGCCGCAGTACGCAAGCAGTCATGCCCCCATCGGCGGTTGATCTTGTCCATCGTTGCCATGAGCGCATCCGAGCGCTCCGGCTGGCTCGGGCTGAAAAGATCCTGCGTGTACTCTCCCCGCTTGCGCAGGTCCATCAGCAGTACCTCGGCCTTGCTATACGCAAAGCCAGGCCGGTAGATCTCTGCTGCCGCCTGCAGTGCATATTTCGTCAGCTGCCGCACATCATCGGTTGGGAATGCCGGTATGCACGTCGCTGCATTCGCGTACTTGGGGCCGTCGCCATGAAACGAAGTCTGGATGCCAATGCGTAGCGCGCCGCATAGCGAACGCTGCATGCGCAGCTTTTCAGCGGCACGGTGAATGTAGGTCGCCAGTGCTTCCTGCAGCTCTCTGAGCGTGTGAACCCGCTTGCCAAACATCTTGCTGGAACAGATCGATTGCTTGGCCGGCGCGGTCTGTTCCAGGTCCATGCACGACTCGCCTGCCAGCTCACGAATGGTCCGCTCCAGTACGACACTGTATTTGCGACCCATGGCCCGCGCATCCGCTTGCGATAGTTCCCAAGCGGTGCTGATCCCGTCGCTGGCCAGGTTGTCGCGCATACGGCGCCCGATACCCCAAACCTCATCAACCGGCATTCGCCGGAGCAGCCATTCGACCGCCTCTTGTTTGCGCAGATCCACTACCCCGCCAGTCTTCTCACGCCACACTTTTGAGGCGTGCTGCGCGGCCTTGGCCAAAGTTTTCGTATGCCCAATGCCCACACCCACTGGCAGCGCTGTCCATTGCAGGACGCGGGCTTGAATGGCCCGGCCTACATCAATGATCGGCTCGGGAAGGCCATCGAGCCTGCAGAACAGTTCGTCAATGGAATAACGCTCCCATTCGGGTACCAGGGAGGCGATGGCTACGCCAACGCGGTGGCTCAATTCGCCATAGAGCGTGTAATTGGAGCTGAAAACCGCGACACCATTCTGTTCGAGGAACCCGCGCACCTTGAAATAGGGATCGCCCATCTTCAAGCCGAGGGCTTTAGCCTCGTTCGTACGGGCCACGATGCAGCCGTCCGAGTTGCTTAAAACGACGACCGGGCGCTGTCGCAGCTCCGGTCTAAAAATGCGCTCGCAGCTGCAGTAAAACGCGTTGACGTCTACCAGGGCGAAGATAGGTCGGGAGCTGTCAGCACACATGCTTGGTCAGGTCCCAGGTAACAACCCCAAACACATCAATCGAGCCGTACTGATCAGGGGTGATGGTCTTATAGTCGGGGTGGGCCGATTCCAGGAGCCAACGATCAGCGTTGTCCTTGGCCAGCCGTTTCACCAGCGGTTGGTTGTCCACGTAGGCGAGAACGATCTGACCCTTTGTCGCTGTGATCGATCGGTCAACGATCAGCACCCCGCCGTCGTAGATTCCCGCGTCACGCATGCTTTCGCCCTGGACGCGCACAATCCAAACATGCGGCGCCCGAATATTCAGCAATTCATCCAGGGAAATCGGCGGCTCGTAGTAATCAGCTGCAGGGCTAGGAAAGCCGCCTGCAGCTGTTCCGGCGAGTACCGAAATGAGCTGGCTTGAGTCTCGAAGGGGCTGAATAGATACAACGTTCATGGGGCACCGAGTTGATACTGTTTGCATATACAGTAATGCAGGCCGTACGGCGCGGCTAGAGCCGCCTGGACAAAAGGCGGATCTTTCCGTCTGCAGGAGAATCCACACCATATCGAGTGCCATTGAGGCGCAGGTGTCATGGCTTCCAAGAAAACTGCGGTCCCTGCTCGCATCCAGCCGCAGCTGGTGGCCTTGGTGACCCGGCCACCAGCTGGCGACTGGGCTTACGAAATCAAGTTCGATGGCTACCGCATGTTTGCCCGCATCGATTCCGGCGTGTCTCTGTTCACTAAAAACGGTTACGACTGGACGAAGCGGATGCCGCGTCTTGCCCGGGACCTGCAGTCACTTCCCATCCGTGGCGCCTGGTTAGATGGTGAAGTGGTCGTGCAAGACGACGACGACCGCCCAGCGTTCCAGTCCCTGCAGGAAGCCTTTGCCACCGGCGACACCGACCGCTTGATCTACTTCGCCTTCGACCTCTTGTTCATCGACGGCGTAGACCTAAGACCCCGGCCTGTCGAGCAGCGCCGGAACCTGCTACGGGTATTGCTGGAACAGGTCGACCTTGACCAGGTGCGGTTCTCAGAAACCCTCGAAGCGGATCCGGCGCATTTGCTGGCCAGCGCTTGCGCGCTCGGTATCGAGGGCATAGTAGGCAAGCGGTTGGGCAGTACCTACGCCGGCGAGCGGGATGGCTCATGGATCAAGCTCAAATGTGTGCAGCGGCAAGAGTTCGTGATCTTGGGCTACACCCGGAGCTCTGCCGGCATCGGCTCGCTGCTGATCGGTCTGCATGATGACGCCGGCCAGCTGCAGTACGCTGGTCGTGTCAGGTCGGGATTCACCGGGCGCGAGTTGGACAGGCTCAAAAAACGGCTCGGCCCATTGGTACGGAGAACATCGGCTTTACGTACGCCGCCCAAGCTGCAGGGCGGCGCCGTGGTAT contains:
- a CDS encoding DUF1173 family protein encodes the protein MADQRYPVSIGQGENAKQYSEAYQTQPGYAVQWKGILQKAHGQALVRCLCPGKGTRRLAVRHRSEQDSFHLSRYPHTGAEHALDCLYYSPDPDKSGLGAYSKGVVEETKDGDLKIKLTLSLRKKDPAENQPMEGTSPAPSSSKPSKPAMTLCGLLHLLWSEAGLNQWVPGMAGKRGLGLIHSRLQHAADRMLASRMRIGDALLIATSSAGQQADANSQKVASAIRNKRRLIVVAPLAAHSEEREQAMSGYLAIAGFHGVPRLLMDEELWQRTARSYAAALRGWREGRRVIAIVQTDQPTVPSKAQALNVALMVVSDEWIPVESGYEAVIEALLRDQGRRFIKPMRFDAEQEQVFPDFWLMDVGAGRELPMEVYGRQDPKYLARKEVKCAYYTRHYGPTGWWSWDASADPRGLSIPAFPPARHP
- a CDS encoding Y-family DNA polymerase, with product MCADSSRPIFALVDVNAFYCSCERIFRPELRQRPVVVLSNSDGCIVARTNEAKALGLKMGDPYFKVRGFLEQNGVAVFSSNYTLYGELSHRVGVAIASLVPEWERYSIDELFCRLDGLPEPIIDVGRAIQARVLQWTALPVGVGIGHTKTLAKAAQHASKVWREKTGGVVDLRKQEAVEWLLRRMPVDEVWGIGRRMRDNLASDGISTAWELSQADARAMGRKYSVVLERTIRELAGESCMDLEQTAPAKQSICSSKMFGKRVHTLRELQEALATYIHRAAEKLRMQRSLCGALRIGIQTSFHGDGPKYANAATCIPAFPTDDVRQLTKYALQAAAEIYRPGFAYSKAEVLLMDLRKRGEYTQDLFSPSQPERSDALMATMDKINRRWGHDCLRTAAVPLTPDWGMRRALLSPSYMTSWDQLWTVQCR
- a CDS encoding LexA family protein, coding for MNVVSIQPLRDSSQLISVLAGTAAGGFPSPAADYYEPPISLDELLNIRAPHVWIVRVQGESMRDAGIYDGGVLIVDRSITATKGQIVLAYVDNQPLVKRLAKDNADRWLLESAHPDYKTITPDQYGSIDVFGVVTWDLTKHVC
- the ligD gene encoding non-homologous end-joining DNA ligase, which produces MASKKTAVPARIQPQLVALVTRPPAGDWAYEIKFDGYRMFARIDSGVSLFTKNGYDWTKRMPRLARDLQSLPIRGAWLDGEVVVQDDDDRPAFQSLQEAFATGDTDRLIYFAFDLLFIDGVDLRPRPVEQRRNLLRVLLEQVDLDQVRFSETLEADPAHLLASACALGIEGIVGKRLGSTYAGERDGSWIKLKCVQRQEFVILGYTRSSAGIGSLLIGLHDDAGQLQYAGRVRSGFTGRELDRLKKRLGPLVRRTSALRTPPKLQGGAVVWVEPQLVCEVKFAELTPAGKVRHAVYIALRDDKPASAISLESDTDPV